The genomic segment ccagttgatttaaaaaaaaaaaaaaaaatgttttccagcggagaacccctttaacagtggataagatgtctaggggcagagtactcctttattgGTCGGCATCCCTTTTAAAACCACTGCTGTCTCAGAAGTTGGAAACGCCTGTGCGAAAGGGTATTGGGCATGGTGAAATTAAaggagatgggagggggggggggttgaggtaTAATACTACTATCTTTGTTTCTTTGTTCATATTATTGGTATAGCAGTGGGTCCCTTGGGCCCCCTCTGGTATCAGCGCTTGGGTGCAGCTGCTACCTCTGCTTCCCTATGACTACACTCTGCCTCCTTCCATTGTGTACACCTACCTGGTTGTAGAAAATGTATTCAAATACTGTAGATTTTCTCCACAAGGTGAAAATGTCATCAATTACTCAATATTCTACCTTAGTCATCGGACAAAAGTCTCATATAACTCATATAACACAGAATTTTATTACTTCCCACAGTACTAAGGGGCCATTGCCAAACCTTCAGATCTTCCTCCCACCAGGATTCTAGTACAGATCTATGAGGTACATGGCCTCTGACATTTAATTTCCGATCCTCCGGTGGATTTGCCATTGCCTTACACTTGTCCTTCTTGCAGATACAatatctatccatatatatatatatatatatatatatatatatatatatatatacacactcgaGATGTGATTCTGATTGCATTCCTCTTGACAGGGAAGAGTTATCACTATATTGAGCCAATAATTCCTAAGTCCCTTGTAATAACAAAGGAAATCCTCAGCTCAGGACGGGGGTGAGTGGTATTGACCGCAGTCACCTGACTTGTCTCTCTGTGTTCATTTaattaaccatttttttttcttttctttatttattttaccatttatctcactcttttttttttaaatcccagttaaaggggtactccggtgcttagacatcttatcccctatccaaaggataggggataagatgcctgatcgcgggggtcccgccgctggggacccccatgatcttgcatgccgcaccccgtttaaaatcagtccccggagcgtgtttgctctgggtctgattactgtcgatcacgggccggagcgttgtgacgtcaaggttccgccccgtatgacgtcacgccccgcccccttaatgaaagcctatgggagggggcgtgacagctgtcacgcgccctcccataggcttgcattgaggggcggagcatgacgtcacacataggcggtcctgtggtcgccggtaatcagacccggagcgaacatgctctggggaatgattttaactggggtgccgcgtgcaagatcacggggatccccatcagcgggaccccggcgatcaggcatcttatctcctatcctttggataggggataagatgtctaagcactggagtacccctttaagattcaatcagtgattgacagatttgatccctaacaaaaaaaaaatatatataaaaaaatgtgaaaaaaggtaaatatgaggggtcacttacgAAATATACAGGTTTTTTTTCGTTGTCTATTTAGGAAGACATGTACTGTTCATGTGACTTGTGTTGAGAATTCTATCACAATTTTGGAGGAATATTTTATGCATGATTCAGCTTCATCCTCACTGTCGTATTGTTCTTGCAGGTGTTCTTTACTTTGGACAATCCCTTTTTATTAGAAGGGCAACATGACACTAAGATAATTGTCCTCCTCCTGGAATCCCAAGAGAGCAGCTGTAACCTATGGGGAACCAACAGCAGAACCGATGCAACCACCACTCCAGCAGGACATAGCAGGTTAGACTCTGGCAAACACTGCGAGCTATCAGGATAATGAGACCggcggtggtgctaggacaaaTCCCAGTAGAGCATCTTAGGCAATATTGCAACAATAGAAACAAaagaatcctgcactcaccgcagaaGTAAATCTCTCCCAGCTCCTCTTCGGAACCTACGGTGGACGGGAAGGCAGGTCTGGCGTGGGGCGCCTCTGAGGCGCCCCACGCCAGACCTGCCTTCCCGTCCACCGTAGGTTCCGAAGAGGAGCTGGGAGAGATTTACTTCTGCGGTGAATGCAGGATTCTTTTGTTTCTGTTGTTTTAATGTAACCTATGGGGAACCCAAGTATTAGTGCTCAATTtcactgcagcgccaccacaggggaaattaagAATTACTCATTCATATCCATAGGCTGTCTGTGTACTGGAGGATGGGACACTCTTAGTAACCAGTCTTTACTTTAGCCAAATAATCTTTACTACATGAGCAAGAGAAGGtaagtacagtgtttttttttaattaattttacacAATTATCTGCAGTGGGGGATTTGGCGGTGGATTCAAAGTGATCTGAATTTCTTGAGAATTTCCTAAAAATCTTAAGAATGTGCACCGAAGATTAATTTATGCAAAATATGTCCGCAGCATATGGATTGAAAACCCACTGCATTTCACTTCAGTGTGGATGCGCCCATAAAGCCACCATACACATTGTTGGCCAAACCTGCTGTATTTGGCAAGACCAGCAAACAACATGGGATCGAATGTCCATGGGGGCCTCCCGATTTTCCATGATAGATAAAGTTGGAGGGAGAAAAGGACCACCAAGATGAGGTTACTTGTCAGAAATTTTTGTTCTCGGTGTGATAAGCCCCCATTAGAAGACTCTGACAGCagtttacccctccccccccccctccctccattcAGGACTCATGAATATGCTGCTGAGCTAAGTGAAGGGATCCGGAGAAATAGCTGCCAGCTAAATGAGAATGTGTATAGTTAACAAAAAGCTAGTTTCACTCAAAGGTgtttataaataattattatttttccttgctggtgaaaaaaaaaaattatacttaccCTCGGTCCCCCTCAGCACCCACTGTAGCTCCCATTGCAACTCCTTCTGGTTCTCACTATGCTCGCTCTTTTGCTTGATTCTGAGATGGGAggttggagcaggacctgccatcttagccaatcactggtggCATTGGTGTCCCATCTTGTGGGCAGGTTCCGCTCCaacctttatttttataaacagGGAGAAGAGTTGAGCATTGAGGGACCAGAAACAACAGAACTGGAGCTGCAGGGGACAGGGGGTAGGTCagtattttttcctattttcaccaAGTCCTGCAACTTGATAATTATTTTtgacacacaattttttttcagcTTTCTTTTTCACTAAATATCTGCAGTTGTTTGACCATTTTGAGGTACAGAACGTGGACAAAATACATCCAACTTTTTCCagttcttaaagcgtacctgtcatagtgcaaaaaaaaaagaaaaaagtgatatgttactcaggacccaatcctgatcatgtgcatataatttttatgtatctcggacctatatatccagagcatttatctgctggtgagttactttttcattgtgcaggctggagggggcgtgtcagtctgtctccctcacaggagcaagcctgggcagtcagccaatcagtactctctactctgtaaccctttcctctctggttttatgctgtgtcatgtgtcagaggaagatacttggagcttgcctgcagtaaacAGAAGATATTATGGTGACTTCAtaataggataaaatgtataaatataagaatagatctttataaaattagtgcaaggattttttagataaaagtacagcatttttatgaatacatgttctatctgttttatcttctcctagtaaagccggatgataatcagcatagctgtcactatgtgtgtcatttatctttcacagacccctgaatgtctgatcaacttttgtgtcattcaggagtctgagaaagctttgactatttcagcatgctgggagttgtagtttagtaacaactgaagctgcaatgtttgtaaataactgtgttagagcagtgttgcctccagctgttgtaaactacagctcccagcatgtccacacatcctttatctgtagttttgcatacacaatagaaatctcctatactggataccggtgtgctttatggccggtatccagtatgctgtaaaatctagactagtctgtctggctaaaagacaggcgactcctagtggtggctattttgagcttgaatttcaggtgaaaattaaaaaattttttaacaggtgtatattgtgaaatgtcatattataatgagtcctgcaatatatgaaaagtgtttaacaatgacagtgcctctttaagttcaatgggaaaaaaaTGCCTGTCTTCTGTGTACATGGCCTAAAATAATGAAACATAAGTGAATTTATATATGCTTTCCTATTGACATCAATAAAACACCAATTTTTGGAAGATTTTTTCAGACATAGTTACAGAATTACTGTGTAAATTACTGCTACTGTTGTATTAAAAGTTTTCTGTTAATGGTTTGTTTAAACCTGATTGGAGCACAATGCCCCACTTTTTATATATGTGCCAAATTAGTaaatctgtttaaaaataaataaataaataaacaccttGTTGGATAAAATCGAAAAAGTTAAGAAACAAGAGTAAATCTGACCCACTGTTTGAATATAGAAAAAGATAATGAACACATTAATGTAACCTTACTGCCAGAATGATTCCCTATAAAGGGTCATGTTATACAGCGCAGACACCCCATGCAGGTAGCCTGTACTCATCTGCAATTTATCTGTACTTTGTAGCTGCCTCAAAACTGGTTCACTACAAATCTCTCTGGGTTATCACAAGTAGCTGCAGATTCGAGGTAACTACAGATAAagtacaaataaatcacaggcaaattacccttttaaaagggttgtccagggaaaacattttttttttataaacggcTGGTGATACTTACCTATCCCAATCCCCTGCAGGTGCTGTTCCAATGGCTCCCAGACTCCACTTATCAATGCTTATTCCTGGCTTCTGTGACATATCCCTGTAGGAACTGCCCCACTCggtcaatcactggctgcagtgttATGCTGCCTTAGTCAGTGACTAGCTGAGTGGGCAATTTATATAGGGATGACATGTCACTAGAACCAATAAGAAGTGGTGACAAGCGAGGACCAGTTACAATCAAATCGacagctgtggggggggggggggggatcagggtaggtaagtatcacttatttttaatttttatattagcCACAGTCATATatcacttttctttttaaaaatccctgacaacccctttaacctctcaaAACGATGCAGGTTGCTGTTTATGGCATCCTGTAGGTTGCCTATAAAGACTGACATGGTAAAGGTAGAAAATCTGAAAATAACACTatattagataattttttttaattcacagattTCTGTTCAGTACATTATACCTGtaattaaccctttgtaaaacacTTGGTACTTACCCCTCTAAGCAAAACCAGCACAACATTGACTTTACCAATAATTTATTTATGAAATGTCAAAGTGTAAAAGTATAATGCCTCTATGTCCATtgtatatatacaatatgtccattgtatatataaaaaaagaaatgacTCTTAACACATGCTCATCGGTTACATACTTCAAGTCAATTATTCATGTCCCCATGTTTGCATTATTGTACTGTGGCCTTATACAAAGGCATTGAATCAGAATGACCTATTAATTGTTCCATCTGTCACATGTCAGGACCAGTACATCTATTACAGTAGGTTCCTGCCTGGATAGCTCTGTGCTGGGTCCCTGTTCAGACTAAACAAGTCAACTTTTGTCATGTCTGAATATCATTTGAATTACAGATTTAAAGGTGTACTTTTCACGGCCCTTGAGGACTTTACACGTGTGATCGAATAAATCACATGCGTACAAAAggtgattcattttttttttctgctttaaaaaaaaaaaaaaaattctttaaaatttttacaaggtgtcAGTTCTTAAGATAGAAATATCTAACATAAAATACACTaagctcccctccccctcccagtaTTTGGCGTTCTGTCGTCTCTAAATTGCACCTGCTCCCTTAACTGTTTATAATACTCAATTCGCTTCTTTCCCCCATCTCGGGTATCCAGATGGAAATTGAGCCATTAAAGAaacatgactttttttttcttacatttttcctCATATTCAAATTTAGAAAACAAAGTGACAGCTGGCTCAGATGGTAAAATGAATTAAATTAACATTATAAACCACTAAAGTCTTCACTTATAacatccaaaaaataaataaaaaaataaaaacattatgaaTAGGCAATATTGAAATCAGTAAATCTGTTATTAGTAATAAAAGGCATTTAACGTCACAGAACACTACACAAAAGtactaaaagaaaacaaaaaaaacaataataaaatactCATCATTAATCCAAGGCAGTTTTCTGtatattttctgtatataggCATGCACAGCATAGAATATCACTTTTAAATAAAAGGTGAAAATTATTTTAATGCATAAAATTTTTTCCCGATTTGATTATTTTCGAATGTTTTATACTTTATGGGGTCTGTCATTGTATTCTGAGTCATCAGCTACTTACTTTAACTCATTCCCAGCaggaagcaaataaaaaaaaaaaaaaaaacatcttaaatTAAAGAAACCTCTCTGATCTATTGTGGATTAAAAAGACCGTCAAATCCAAgggaaaagcaaataaaaaaataaataaaaaaaagggactaAGTACAATATTGAGTATATAAAATGGCATATAAGAAAGATAGTAAACATTCAcagtttccttttttttaaaaaaaataagcaagAACAACGTAAAATACAGAAATAACAGtcaaatacaattttttaagTTTCCAAAAAGGAACAGCAATATTAAATAATGCCACCAGTTTTTCGAAGATACGAAAGCTTTTGTgtttgaaagaagaaaaaaaaaaaacaaagaaacaaagaACAGCCGcagtcataaaaaactaaaataaaaaaaatattacaatcaAAGTACTGAAATATCTCCGGTTTCAAGCTAGAAACAAAGTAAACTCATGTATCTGTGCTTTACACCACCGTACGTTACACTCTCACAAGTGCTTTGGAGATAAACGGTGCCTCGACCTACGTTCCCCCTCCTTGTAAAGTGCTGTTGGATCAGTTTTTTTTAGCATCGCTCCTGGCGTTCCATCAGGGATTTGATCAAATAGCAACTTCTTGAgccttttttctcttttccctCTTCGTATCCAtcatccggaaaaaaaaaaaagaaaaactcctcTTCATCTTCATGTTCCTTTTTGTTCCTTCGACAAACGGGACAGAGAAACAAAAGGCAAAACGTGTTGCTTCAGACATTTTAAGACATTGACGATATTCTttcatggttccctcagtaaGGACCGACAATTACTGCCTCAACTTCTTTGGACGGTCTTCGTTCTTTGACCAAAAAGTTTATCATCCCTTCGGACTTGATGAGAAGGTTGCAGCCTAAAAAGAAGATTCCAAACACCACGGTGAGGGACAGGACGCACATGACTGCGATCTGAACCACCCTCATGATAAATAGGTTCTTTTCATCCGCGGCGGGCTCCAGGAAGCCGTCGTCTGTTACCACCGAAGCTTGGGTGCAACATCCCAGTAGGTCCCCTAGAGCATTGCTGCTGTTGGCGAGCAAAACCACAGCGTCTGTCTGATTCATGGTCCCAAAGTTATCGTACAGCAGTGAAAAGTCAAACAGGTGGTCCCGCTGCTGCAACTGTGGAAAAGAATTCAAAGAAAAGAACCCATTAATCATTGGATTTCCCTTCTTCTTCCGCTCCTGCCGCTTCGGCAACTGTGGTTGGTAATGCTATAGTAAGGAATAAAGCCTCTCAGCTGGCTCACTCTTTAGAGTACCTTTTTTTTCTGCAATCTTAATCAGTTTCTTTCAGTTCATATGCAGCCAAGCAGAAAAGAAAGCTGCTGTCTTTATCTGTCTATGGTTATTATAAAGCTCTGGGTCCAACCATTAACCAGAGGGAGGTGTTTGAATCCATTAGTAGAGTTCTACCAGAGATGTGGGGACACAGCACCACCTTATGGCGATTGGCTGCAATTACCTTGAGTTTCGAAAACTAATTGGATTTTTTCACGCATACATTTCGCAAGTTAATGGCTTAAGTCACGCAGAGAGTACAttaaagaagcattaaaaataGTTTAAGTCTATAGACCAGATATAGCACTCTAAGTCATTATCTGGATAAAAGTTACATTTATATAAGTGTAGGTCGTCATTATCATTTGCAAAGTAAATAGGGTTTTCTCAAATTAAAATATTGCTGTAAGGCAAAGTATATTCTTATGGCAGaagatgtatgatgtatatatgaagTATTTTTAAGTGCTTTCTATTatttaaacaaaatataaaattagACAAATGGCACATTTGGTACTATATTTAAGAAAATACTGTAACTCAAACTCATACATAACGAAAAAGAACCAGTGTCCTACTCTAAATATAcagtatgggggatatttatcaaaacctgtatagaggaggagaggaccagttgcccatagcaaccaatcagattgcttctttaatttcttcagaggcctttaaaaatgaataaagtgatctatgttgctatggcaactgcaccactcttcctccacacaggttttgataaatcttcccctatgtccTTATGCACTCACAATGCCTATATCTTCTCATGGTGCACAGATTCAGTAGTCATGTAATCCTTGGAAAAtaacaaaatgaaaaaatgtatatatatatatatatatatatatatatatatataggtactccggtggaattttttttttttttaatcaactggagccagaaagtcaaacagatttgtaaatacttctatttatccttccagtacttatcagctgttgtatactacagaggaagttcttttgttcttgaatttcttttctgtctgaccacagtgctctctgctgacacctctgtccatgtcaggaactttccagggcaggagaggtttgctatggggatttgctcttactctggatagttccttagacagacagaggtgtcagcagagagaactgtggtcagacagaaaagatatagaacttcctctgtagtatacagcagctgatgagtactggaaggattaagatttttaaattgaaggaatttacagatctgtttaactttctggaaccaattgattgaaaaaaaaatgttttctatcggagtacccctttaaggaaattttagggtagggtcacacggaacgGCTCCACAgcgcgcctccagctgtgcctgctcttACTGGCAattcgccgctatgagcagacacacagtgttCTGCGAAACGCTGCACGCATGCACAGTGTCCTCGCAGAcatctgctccctgagctaggccgagagcagcagcGATGTGTGTACATTGTGCATGTGCGCGGTGACTCGCAGAAcactgtctgctcatagcggtgaATTGCCGGTaagagcaggcacagctggaggcacactgtagggtccatcattggcggatctgcagcgtaaaatacggcGTAGATCcgttccgtgtgaccctacccttcgaTGTTTTGACATTGACCATgtgctaagttttttttttgtacaaatatTCACCCAACTTTTTCATAAATtcgatttaaattttttatatatttttggtcaatttatcTGTACATGAGAAATACCCTGTGAGCCCCATTTAAGGAATATAAGTCCTCTGCATAGGGAAAGGGGTGATGGTGACAAACGTAGATGCCTCCCCTGAGGCAGAGTCAGGAAAGTGTTGAGAGGCCCTCACCCTGGTGGCTACAGGCCCAATATCCTAGGTCAGGATATTTCAATACAAGGCTACGACAGAAAACTAAATCATTGCTTCGGATGAAGAAAAGTCTAGCAATGCCACTACCTATGGTTCCTAAATTCCATATCCCAAAGCTAAATTAGACCCGGTTCGCACCAGGATTGGAATGTTTATGTCAAATGGGATGCCGACATATGTGAGCACATATAGACACAggccccatagacttaaatgGCCTGAACGTAGTCAGAAAGTGACTACGTTCAGGTAATTTCTGAATATCTACGTGTTTTCCCTTGAACCCTAAAGTTGGTAGGTTTTGTGGTTTGCTATGTTTTAGGGTCTGAGATAAAACAGTTTACATTCCGCCTCTGAAGTCTATAAGGTCTGTTCCTAACTGTACtcaaatacatgtatatatgccACAGATGGCACAATCTtggtgtgaatggacccttaaaggggtactccgtccctagacatcttatcccctatccaaaggggataggggataagatgtcagatcgccggggtcccgctgctggggacccccgggatccccgctgcggcaccccgctatcattactgcacagagcgagttcgctccgcacataatgactggcaatacaggagCCGGAACATCGTTACGtcactgcccgccccctcaatacaagtctatgggagggggtgtggtggtcatcacgccccctgccatagacttgcattaagggggctggccatgatatcacgaggggcggagccatgacgtcacgctgctcggtcccctgtatcgcccgtcattaagcacagagcgaactcggcgcggtgccgcagcggcgatcccgggggtccctagcagcgggatcacggcgatctgacatcttatcccctattctttggataggggataagatatctaggggcagagtacccctttaaaggggatggACTATTAAAAGCTTAGGGAAAAGGGAtaatggtgggacccccgcattctcaaGACTGAGTGTTGCTTATGAATAGAGCATTAGTGCTTGTGGCTACCGCTCCAGTCCCTGCTATGGGACTGACAGGGATAGCTGAATGCCATCTGTCAGTCCCTTAGTGACTGGTGCTTCAGAAGGGTCACTCAGggagtagtgatgagtggcatatgtcatattcgaattcacgaaatttcgcgaatatatgggcgaatatttgtcctacatttgcgaaatttgcatattcaacaTATTTGCGGTTATTTTCGCTTTGCGTAAATGTATTAGGAGATggatagatgtatagatagatggatagatggataatatagatagatagataatatagatcgacaggtagatagttatccgcatgTGCAGACGCGCATGCggctaactatctatctatattatctatctatctcctatttatctatctatattatctatctatctcatatctatctatattatctatctatctatctatctatatatctatccatctatccatttatccatctatctatctatctcctaatgtTCTTtgtctatacagaagtgataatgggtctttgacatttttcattttgaatattttcatgtcatattcgcgaatatcgtcaccatctatctacctatctacctgtcattttagtgacgatattggtgaatattcgctctccagtctaatacagtaaatagtataggaaccttctttagaccacaagctggaagcagggagggatgagatcactgtgatgtgttctctgtgaaaaaataaataaattacaaatattcacgaatatgcaaaattcgcaataaatattcgaattgcgactATTCACACTCAACACTATCAGGGAGCTTTATTCCCCAAATtactgggggtcccagtggtcagacctcaAAGATCATACATTCATCACCGATCCTGTAGATAGGTAAGAAAACGCTTTTAGTGGGAAAACCACTTTAATGGATGATACTAGTATAGAAAAGAAGGACCTGACTGACCAAGATATTAGGCTAGAAAAATGATGCAAAAGTTGCCGgagtcacatttaaaggggtattccaggatctttttttttttttatttgactatgctacaggggctgtaaagttagtgtagttcatgatgaatctgcaactaatgcaacagctgtaggcaccctgattgaaaaccacaggtcttttgaatggatgcagctcatttatgtttcaatgcgtggggtggctgatgtgtgggagggaggaaaatgcgattatgggatttgtagtcaaagacgaaaactcaaacaggaaatacctgttcacaaaaagctagccacagtgttatggtaatctcacaacatagccatttagccccaagacaagcgcagatccttcctaagtatgtccattactgtctgccaggtacgtgctAAAGTCATCTTatagtggataactcctttaagtgttttgaagttcggggggggggggggggtagtgaggGAGGGATAAGTAAGAAAGAAGGAAGCCGGAGAAAAAGTGagtgaaagggaaaaaaagaatatAGAGAGATGAGGGAAAGGAGTAAGGAAAATCCAGATTGAACCATAAAGTGTGAataataagagagagagagagagagagagagagagagagagagagagagagagactgagactgagctgttttgcaggacacactacctgtgaaggtggtatggtgagctaatttaaatatatatatatgcacatatcaaATGggtccagaaatttaaacagatttctaaattacttctattaaaaaatcttaatccttccaataattatcagctgctgaagttgagttgttcttttctgtctgacaacaatgctctctgctgacacctctgtctgtctcgggaactgcacagagtagaagaggttcgctatggggatttgcttctactctggacagttcccgagacaggtgtcatcagagagcactcagagagaaaagaacaactaaacttcagcagctcatgagtactgaaaggattaagaattttttaattgaagttatttacaaatctgtttaactttctggagccagttgatgtatataaaaaaagttttttttttcctggataacccctttaaccccttctccTGTCAGTTTATGTTGTTGAGCTGCACACCTTCATTTTCTAGGAGTCACATTTAAGCCTATAATTTAAAGTTGTTAGAAGGTGCGAATCCCCTCAGGATTAACACGGCTGTGACTCCCATTCCCTCTAAGGTCCTACGCAACCAATTGTAGAACGTTTGCATCATATTGGTGACTTAAGTTGAGCTCAGTAGAACCATGGGGAGGTGTGTGGTGGTCGTAGAACGGACGCTAAAATACGGCCATTATTTATTGCACCTAATCTTTCTATTTCGGGGTGCACCTGCTGTTCTGCATGCACGTATTTTTCGCGTTCTCTCTCCATCATTTCCATAAATCACTGTTTACTGAGAGGGAAGAGGGAATGAGCGTGCATAATAAACGCCAAAAAGCAATAGA from the Hyla sarda isolate aHylSar1 chromosome 8, aHylSar1.hap1, whole genome shotgun sequence genome contains:
- the RPRM gene encoding protein reprimo; its protein translation is MINGFFSLNSFPQLQQRDHLFDFSLLYDNFGTMNQTDAVVLLANSSNALGDLLGCCTQASVVTDDGFLEPAADEKNLFIMRVVQIAVMCVLSLTVVFGIFFLGCNLLIKSEGMINFLVKERRPSKEVEAVIVGPY